The window ACGGCGGGTtcccctctgtcctctctgcCCAGTCCTTCtccccctgttttgttttttgagagagggtctcactgtgttatccttggctgttcaggaactcacagagttctacctgccttttcctccccagtgctgggatcggTCTGTACCACCGAACtaaattactttattttaaagcttttataCAAAGTCATTTGGCATCAAAATCCTACTCGCCACTCTTGTTGGTTTAAGGCACacatcttgtgagttcaaggccagcctggtctacatagcaagttccagaccaaccaggggtacatagtgagaccccgactaaaacccaaaacaaacaaaacagaattctctgAGTTAGTTTACTGGGGCTAGACTGCTCGCTTTATCTGAAAGCCACCGGCtcccaagactgacaacctgagctcaatccctgggTTTCTTACGGTAGAAGGAAGGCATTGTGGACTGGCCTGGGTGACAAAAGACACCATGCAGACACAGCTTCAGAGAGGAGTTTGAGATAAAGAtaatggggaggaagggaagggagagatgggtGGTGTCAGAAGAGGAGAGGCCTATGCCAGGAGGCGGAGCTTGTCTcctaaagggacctttgcactgCGCACAGTGGGACTGCTTGCCACAGGCCGCAGGGTGACTGTGCCCAAAGGGCCAAGGTGAATCTGAATACTAACGGAAGGAAAGAAATCAATCCTGAAAGTCGTgctttgaccttcacacacatgacAAAGTAAGAATGTATGTGTACCCAaaacaaactagaaaaataattgtaaaaaaaaaaaatttaaagagagctggagagatggctcagaggttaagagcacctgctgcccttccagaggacctgagttcaattcccaacaaccacatggtgcctcacaaccatctataatgagatctgatgccctcttctggcttgcaggcatacatgcagacagaatattgtatacataataaataaataaatctttaaaaatagagaagaaaaaaattgaccttaaaaaaaagggggtgggggtagccaactggtagcacacaccttcaatcccagcactcaggcagatctttgtgagttcgaggcctgcctggtctacaagagctatatccaggacagccagggctattacgcAGAGAAACCTTGGCTTTTATTTATTCCTCCTTATAACACAGATTGATGGATGTAACATGAACATCATatcacttttattaattttaaagccACGTGTTTATGTATAGCAAtgcaatttatatatttaataagacTATgattggccgggcagtggtggcacatgcctttaatcccagcactcgggaggcagaggcaggcggatctctgtgagttcgagaccagcctggtctacaagagctagttccaggacaggctccaaagctacggagaaaccctgtctcaaaaaaacaagaaaaaaaaaaggctatgattgatatttaatgtaaaaaaaagagataattaATGTAGTTTAAAACATAATTTGTTAATCCCACTGggtgagaataagaccactaccacaatttttgaACCAAATTTGGAGCAAACTTTGTTAAATTCTTGCCAGTCCGATGTACACTGTCCAGATTCATACCCAGAGTATGGCCCTGAATCACATTAGATAGGGTCTTGAAAAGGCAAGACCGCCCCAAGGCTAAGTACTTCTGCCTTTGTCCAGTTAGGGGCCAGCATATGTCCTGAAGTACTTCCTGTCAAGGTACATCTCTCCCTCTTTTGGTCAAGTGTTGTGTGACTGGGCAGCCACACTCTAgaagttatctgtccttgggcaaatGGGGCTTACGGGTAGAGGTAGTTTGTTTTATAGATCCCTTAAACATGATAGTTTAAGTTTAAAattgagggaaggagagacagttCATACATTAAGATAGTGTTATGACCGAGTTaattacccccctcccccaagaaaCTCCTTGGAACTGGATTCCAATGCAAAGCACAAGAGGGTTTTTAATATACAGACTCGAGCGAGTATGgaccacaccaccacaccaacGCCCGTGTTTGGGGTTGGGTAGGGAGGGCATAGAGTAAGGTAGTTTCTGAAGCCATGGGTCAGTTTTGGGTGTGAAACGCTACCAAAGAGTCGTTCATAACAGACAAGGTATCTGCGAGGACAGCGTGCCTCCTAGGAACATCTATCTGGACCTCATTAAACTTTATGGCCCTGTTTCCTAGCTCCTAATTGGCTATTTCTAAGGTATCCATTTAAATTCTACTATCAtagcacatttctggagctgagattgGCCCCCACTCGTTATATAGCTTAAGATGAAacccttctttaaaatggagtttgcaaagtcaggGCCTCAcaatagcactgactgctctttcagaggacccacgtGAGATTCCCTGTATtctcatggtggctcataaccatctctaacctcagtctcaggggatcttatgccctttcctggcctctgcacctctgcatgcatgcggtgcatgaacatacatgcagccaaaacactcatacacataaaaataaattattcctatttatttatttatttatttattggtttttcgggacagggtttctcagtaactttggagcctgtcctggaactagctcttgtagaccaggctggcctcacagagatccacctgcctctgcctcccaagtgctggaattaaaggcgtgcaccaccactgcctggcaaaataaaaaaaatttaaaaaatcaattttttagaGTGGGTCAATGTGACAAATGCTTTTGGTGACTTTGTTGTATCTAGATACTCTGCACTGTGGGCAGAGTGGAATTAAAGAAAGGCCAGCGCTCACAGTCACTGCTTCCGTGGAATAACACATTTTGGATTCTTCCGTAATGCAAAAGTGGTTCTCAGTCCTTCAGTACACAGTTGAGTTCGCAGATATCTGGGAGTGGGGGAGAGTATAATGAAGCTGAAGTTTGGGGAATTAGCTTTCTGTCCTCCTTCAGGACTTACGTTCTTCTGGTTAGCTCCTGTCTCACCAtctaggttttgttttattttggtttttgtggattttcaagacagagtttctcagtgtagccctggctatcctggagctagctctgtagaccaggctagcctaactcagagatccacctgcttctgcctccgcaGTTCTGGCTACATCATCAACTAATATTATATATACTCTTGGCTTCCTCTCTAAATTTTTAAACCTTTTGCCCACACCTAAACCTGGATTACCTTTATCAccgtttttgctgttgttatttttcaacacaagagtttctctgtgtgtagccttggctgttctgaaagtagctctgtaaaccaggttagcCCCTGTCTTCCAAgcgctgggtttaaaggtgtacaACACCACCTCCCTGCAACCTACATCACTTTTTATCAAATCTTAGAAAATTTCAGCTCTGAAACATTTGCCTCCAAGGACTTCGAGTATGGGAGTGGGCAGACTCTAATTGTTTTTACAAATAGCCATCTCTTGTTTTTGCATTGCCTTGTTTGAGTCTCACTGAAATCGAAAAGGCCCAGACGAGTGACTGTCTGTCTCCAGGGCGTCTGGGAAGACTGAGAGGAGGAGGTGACACACTGTCCATGAGAGCAGGTACCGCCCACTGGAGCTGAGCACACTCGTGGAGGTGCTCTGACCATAGCTCTCCCCGCAGGGTCTGCCATGGCTCACCTGATGACAGCGCAGTTGCTGCTCCTGCTGATCTGGGTGACCGAGTGTGCCCGGGCCAGAACCGAGCTGCTCAATGTTTGCATGGATGCCAAGCACCACAAAGAGAAACCAGGCCCTGAGGACAATTTACACAACCAGGTAGGACGATGGGTGAGGCCTGGGGTGACATGGGGCTGGTCAGGAGAGGGAGGTGTTTAGCCCTGGTCTATGGTGGAGGAGACCGGCTGCTCTCTGGACGTGGGCGACTTTGACTGTACATATTGACTGTCAATCGGCAGTGTAATGCTGTTCGCTTGGTGTCTTGGGAGCTGGGTTTTGACATTGCATAAACAAGGAAGTCAGCTCAGGGAGAAGTTTGGGAAATGAACAGGCAGACCATTGTGGTAGTTTTAAGTGTGTAGGTTGAGGAAGATTCCTCTGGGGTCTCAGGGAAGAGGCTGTGCGCTGCTAACAGTTGCTCTTTTCGGTCATAGCTATGAGACTGGTTGATAAGCAACTGGATCAGGCATCTAGAAAACATCTGGACTAGCCCTCGCCCATGCAGGGCTGTGTTGTAACAGATGTTTGCCATAACCCATTTATTATCCAAAACCCACCTAAACATTTAGTACAGTAAGTACAATGCAGCTGTAAAGTAAAacaacagagacaggaggacagtCTGACCCTGACACTTTACAGTCAGGAgcgtgtctcaaaaaaagcctAAACTAAGGACCAGAGAGCTGGCTTTTGCAGAATACCTATCATCCCCATAGCGGTTAACAACCATgcacaactctagttccaggggtgcAGTGCCCTCTTCCGaatctgcaggcaccaggcatgcaaaggTCACGTGCAAAACACCTAAAGTAAATAACActgataaatgaataaacaaatatataggGCTGATGAGTACCTGCACAGCATTCTAAACTGAATCCCTAGCACTACATAAAAACATCTGTAAACTGagcagtggtggagcacgccttcaatcccagcactcaggaggcagaggttggcagatctgtgtgttctaggccagcctggtctacagagtgagttccaggacagccagggctacacagagaaaccccgtctaaaaaaaagaaagaaagaaaccaaaaaactgcttgtattgGCACATAGCTGTAATCTGgaggggtggaggcaggacaatcagaagttgaaggttaccctcagctacatagcgaGTTCAATGTCAACCTGGAATACATGAAACCCcatcaagaaagaaagggaaaaagacagagaaagaaaaacaattttttgggggggggatggcGGCGATGACAGGGTTTTACCATGTAATtatggctggcctgaaactcagttctgcctacctcctgagtcctgggagtaAGGGTGAGAGCTAccacagcagagagacattgtaaaaaatgaaaggaaaccagcctgttctacaagagctagttccaggacaggctccaaagccacagagaaaccctgtctcgaaaagccaaaaaaaaaaaaaaaacgaaaggaAAGCAATGTGTACTGCTTCCTTCAACATATAAATGAGCATGACTCTGTGATGAGAGCCATCACAGTTCTATTCTTTTTATGGGTGTTGCAGttcctgcaaaggccagaaggtAGCATTGGATTCTCCataaccagagttacagatggttgtatcggcttccatgtgggtgctgggagctaacccaggtcctctgcaagaacagcaatgctcttaactgctgagccctatttgatgtttttgttgttgttgttgttgttgtttttttggtttttcgaggcagggtttctctgtagctttggtgcctgtcccggaactagctcttgtagaccaggctggtctcgaactcccagagatccgcctgcctctgcctcccgagtgctgggattaaaggcgtgtgccaccaccgcccagctgttttttgttttttaataacattttaaaattttttctttgagaatttcatacacgcATTTTGATCCTATCTGGCAACCTCCCTTGTGTTCTCCCACtatttgttgttggtgttgttgggtttttggtttttggtacaggctttctctgtttagccctggctgtcctggaactcactctgtagacaccaccattgcctggctccttttcttttcttcttttcttttttttttaaagatttattcatttattaagtttatagtattctgtctgcatgtatgcttacaggtcagaagagggcaccagatcttactgcagatggttgtgagccatgtggttgctgggaattaaactcacaacctctggaaaagcagtcaatgctcttaaccgctgagccatctctccagtccaaacaaaacaaaacaaaaagattggcAAACTTTATgttaaacaacagcaaaagatcTGAATAATGAGTGTTGGTCCTGAACGGGGAACATAGCTCGCGTGAATGAAGTCGTTTCCTATGTAATGATGCAAATAAAAATGGTGTAGGCCTTAGactagagaagccctgtcttgaaaaacaaacaaatcttaaaaaaaaaaaaaaagcaaaaacatttgAGTACTAAGTTTTCAAGGCCAAGTGTCTTCTTCCCTTACTGACCAGTATGCCCCTGTTTACATGGCCTGAACTATCCTCCGGGTTTCTGTCATTTCCTTCAGTGAGGTCTAACCTGACCATCTGGTGGCACTGCAAGTCCAAATGCCTTTCTAttgttgtttttatcattttatccCTTATCTCCTAGAAAAGTGCCTGGCTTAGCTTGGATGGGGCTTATAGTGAAGTCAAGTGAACTAAAACCTGGGTGTGCTAACAGCCTTGGAGTGTTAGATCTGTCTGTGAGTGCTGGGTTAGCCTGGTCAGTCAGGGAGTGTTAGAGTGTTAGATCTGTCTGTGAGTGCTGGGTTAGCCTGGTCAGTCAGGGAGTGTTAGAGTGTTAGATCTGTCTGTGAGTGCTGGGTTAGCCTGGTCAGTCTGGGAGTGTTAGACCCCTCTGTGAGTGCTGGGTTATCCTGGTCAGTCTGGGAGTGTTAGAGTGTTAGATCTGTCTGTGAGTGCTGGGTTAGCCTGGTCAGTCTGGGAGTGTTAGAGTGTTAGATCCGTCTGTGAGTGCTGGGTTAGCCTGGTCAGTCTGGGAGTGTTAGAGTGTTAGACCCGTCTGTGAGTGCTGGGTTAGCCTGGTGTACATGGTGAATTCAACTCACCAGGGTTACATAGCGAAAACttggcttaaaaaataaaagctggatgtagaaaaagctgggtgtagtggctgTAATCACCACTTGAGAGGTAGCGTGAGAAATGAAAGCGTTTAAGGTCATTCTTGGACtctgagactttgtctcagaagaATAGGACTAGGGAGAGGGTACTTGGCTcacaaacaggaggacctgagCTTAATCCCTAGGATTAAGTAAAAATGccaagcaggaggcagaagcaatgtTGTTAtagctcctgcactgaggagatacaGACAAGTGAGTCCCCGTGCTTAACAGCAATTAATAGAGCTTAACTTGTGATTTCCAGGCCTCCAAGTAGGTAGATAGACTGcctgaagttgtcttctgacctctgcacatgcgcgtgcgcgcgcacacacacatacacacacagaggcacatgtgcataggaaaaaaaaactgaaagaagcaATATATGTtaattaatgattttttaaatttttttattttatttatttatttatttatttatttatttattttggtttttcgagacagggtttctctgtggctttggtacctgtcctggaactagctctgtagaccaggctggtcttgaactcacagagatccgcctgcctctgcctcccaagtgctgggattaaaggcatgcgccaccatcacccggctgatttttttttattttttgagacagggtttctctgttatagctctgctgtcctggaattcacactgtagaacaggcaggccttgaacctgCCTCTATCTGATCtatctgcctcagtctcctgaatgttgggactaagggtgtgccccaccacacccagtgtgAATTGgtgaatttttaagatttttatttttattttatgtgtatgtttgcttgcacgtatgcatgtatatgcatcatctttgtgtctggtgcccagaaggccagaagagggcatcagatcccttaaaATGAACAACCATGTACCCACAGGGAAACTAAACCCTGATGTTCTACAAGGACAGAAAGTGTTCTCCAGGTCTCGTGAGTTAATGACTTTTGTAAGGATTGTACCTCTTGGGCTTCTACGGTTGGTCAGGGCTCAACAGCAAGTTTCCCTGAATGATTGACTAGGCAATCAAGGAGTTACAAAGGGCTGGGCTGGGTGGTCGTACTGTTTAATCCcaccatttgggaggcaggggcaggcagatctctgtgagtttgacgccagcctggtctacacagtgagttccaggaccgccagggctgttacacagagaaaccctgtctcgaaccccccccccaaaaaaaaaagtacaaggcTGCTGCATGTGgaatattctgtctgtgctgGCCATGGACTTGGCCCTGTATCTCCCGCCGCGCAGTGCAGTCCCTGGAAGAAGAATTCCTGCTGCACCGCCAACACAAGCCGGGAAGCTCACGAGGACATTTCCTACCTGTACCGATTCAACTGGGACCACTGTGGAAAGATGCCATCGAAATGCAAACGACACTTTATCCAAGACACCTGCCTCTATGAGTGTTCCCCTAACTTGGGACCGTGGACCCAGCAGGTATGAGTGTCCCCCAAAGCCAACAGAGCAGCTGTGCTCTCTAAATATCTCTACAGGGTCTGCCTCCTGCACCAGGTCTACTCAGGCTGCGGTTCTGAGGTTCCTGAGCTCAAAACCTTCCTCATCGTCTCGCAGGTGGACCAGAGCTGGCGCAAAGAGCGAATCCTTGATGTCCCCCTGTGCAGAGAGGACTGTCAGCAATGGTGGGAGGACTGCCGCACCTCTCTCACCTGCAAGAGCAACTGGCACAAGGGGTGGAACTGGACCTCGGGTAAGGAGTACGTGGGCGCGGGCGCGGGCGGGAGGTGGGGACTGCACCTCGGGTAAGGAGTAGTGGACaggaagggaggggctggacctctGGCAAGGAGTACGTGGGCGTTGGCAGGAGGTGGGGGCTGCACCTCGGGTAAGGagtacttgggagggagaggtggggctGGACCACCGGTAAGGAGTACGTGGGCGGGAGGGATGGGGCTGGGCAACTCTTGTGTGACGATCTGGGATTCTGACGCTGGCACAACCAGAGATAGTTCTAGGCACGGTGGCTAAAAGTCTTCCATGATTTCTCTAGGGTATAACCAGTGCCCTGTGGGGGCCTCCTGCCAGCCCTTCACCTTCTATTTCCCTACACCTGCTACTCTGTGTGAGGAAATCTGGAGCCACTCCTACAAACTCAGCAACTACAGCCGAGGGAGCGGCCGCTGCATCCAGATGTGGTTCGACCCAGCCCAAGGCAACCCTAACGAGGAAGTGGCGAGGTTCTATGCTGAGGCTATGAGTGGAGCTGAGCTTCACAGGGCCTGGCCACTAGTGTGCTGCCTGTCCTTAATGCTGCTCGGGGTGTTCAGCTGAGTCCATTCCTCTTCTGATGCCTGGGGAGCTCCCTGCCTGGCTTAGCCTCTCACCTCCTAGCCTTCTTTGTGGTGGGACCTCTGACAGCCTGCTTAAATAAACCAAACATtcaaaatctgtcttaaattatTTGGGTATGAATTGGAATATAATTATTTTGCCTCCTCCTTCCCACTGATTGAAGTTGTTTAAACTTGGTTAGTTCCCTGTTCTGACATTTTCTGTGGGCTACTCAGACAGACTTCATTTTCCTAAGCCATGTTCCTAGTTCTTGACTTCATTTTTCATATGAACCCTAATTTATAGCCAAGCCCAGGATTTtgcctcatttatttatttattgttttttgagacaggatttttctgtatagctgtctgtcctggaacttgcttcgtagaccagactgacccacaactcacagagatccacctgcttcccaagtgctgggagtaaaggtgtgtgccaatacATTGGCTAAGGATTTTGCCATTTTAAATCGAACCCCAGCAGGACTAACCACTCAGTGATGTCCTCGGCTCTCTaatggaagagcaggaaatgagaGTGTCCCCCAGGTtctacacttgatcttagccaaaggTCCAAAGGTGATCTCAGCTTGTCATATGAAtcggaggggagaaggaaaggagagccGCACCCTCTTTACTGTCTtaggttttattttgagacagggtctcacgtagtcCAAGTTAGCCTTGAATTCATCTTGAGCtacagatcctcctgtctctataagtattgggattacaagtACCACACCTGAGCTAGGCAATgccagcacacgcctttaatcccagcacttgggaggcagaggcaggtgaaattGCTTGATGTACAgggtgagttcctggacagccagggctgttacagagaaaacctgtctccaagaacaaaacagaaatatacCACACTGGACTTctaaattttaaagtttgtttctcACTTATTATTAGTGTGTACTATgtgtgtctatggtgtgtgtgtgtccccatcctTGCCGGGGTGCTCACGTGAGAAGAGCTCCAAGAAGCTCTGGGTGCTGAGAAATaaacgcaggtcctctggaagagcaacccgAGCTCTAGAGGGCTGAGTCCTAGGCTCCCGGCAGGGGAACTCTGATAGGACtgggaggcgtggccttgctggaggaagtatgtgctcctgggggtggactttgaggtttcaaaagcccattaggccc of the Chionomys nivalis chromosome 8, mChiNiv1.1, whole genome shotgun sequence genome contains:
- the LOC130879199 gene encoding folate receptor alpha isoform X2 — its product is MAHLMTAQLLLLLIWVTECARARTELLNVCMDAKHHKEKPGPEDNLHNQCSPWKKNSCCTANTSREAHEDISYLYRFNWDHCGKMPSKCKRHFIQDTCLYECSPNLGPWTQQVDQSWRKERILDVPLCREDCQQWWEDCRTSLTCKSNWHKGWNWTSGYNQCPVGASCQPFTFYFPTPATLCEEIWSHSYKLSNYSRGSGRCIQMWFDPAQGNPNEEVARFYAEAMSGAELHRAWPLVCCLSLMLLGVFS
- the LOC130879199 gene encoding folate receptor alpha isoform X1 — its product is MRPPSPFVSRSYLPDRSAMAHLMTAQLLLLLIWVTECARARTELLNVCMDAKHHKEKPGPEDNLHNQCSPWKKNSCCTANTSREAHEDISYLYRFNWDHCGKMPSKCKRHFIQDTCLYECSPNLGPWTQQVDQSWRKERILDVPLCREDCQQWWEDCRTSLTCKSNWHKGWNWTSGYNQCPVGASCQPFTFYFPTPATLCEEIWSHSYKLSNYSRGSGRCIQMWFDPAQGNPNEEVARFYAEAMSGAELHRAWPLVCCLSLMLLGVFS